In the Hordeum vulgare subsp. vulgare chromosome 7H, MorexV3_pseudomolecules_assembly, whole genome shotgun sequence genome, one interval contains:
- the LOC123410884 gene encoding serine--glyoxylate aminotransferase isoform X2 has protein sequence MDYMNGPGRNHLFVPGPVNIPDQVIRAMSRQNEDYRSPAIPALTKTLLEDVKKIFKTTTGTPFLFPTTGTGAWESALTNTLSPGDRIVSFSLGQFSLLWIDQQQRLGFSVDVVESDWGYGADLGVLESKLRSDSQHTIKAICIVHNETATGVTNDLHAVRKLLDAYRHPALLLVDGVSSICALDFRMDEWGVDVALTGSQKALSLPTGLGIVCASPKALEAAKTAKSVRVFFDWKDYLKFYKMGTYWPYTPSIQLLYGLRAGLDLLFEEGLDNVIKRHTRLGTATRLAVAAWGLKNCTEKEENFSDTVTAVVVPPYIDSSEIVKHAWKRYNLSLGLGLNKVAGKVFRIGHLGHLNELQLLGCLGGVEMVLKDIGYPVKLGSGVAAAAAYLSNSTPLIPSRI, from the exons ATGGACTACATGAATGGGCCAGGCCGGAACCACCTGTTCGTCCCTGGGCCGGTGAACATCCCGGACCAGGTGATCCGCGCCATGAGCAGGCAGAACGAGGACTACCGCTCGCCGGCGATCCCTGCCCTCACCAAGACCCTCCTGGAGGACGTGAAGAAGATCTTCAAGACCACCACCGGCACCCCCTTCCTCTTCCCCACCACCGGCACCGGCGCCTGGGAGAGCGCGCTCACCAACACGCTCTCCCCGGGGGACCGGATCGTGTCCTTCTCGCTGGGGCAGTTCAGCCTGCTGTGGATCGACCAGCAGCAGCGCCTCGGCTTCAGCGTGGATGTGGTGGAGTCCGACTGGGGCTACGGCGCCGACCTCGGCGTCCTCGAGTCCAAGCTCCGCAGTGACTCGCAGCACACCATCAAGGCCATCTGCATCGTCCACAACGAGACCGCCACCGGCGTCACCAACGACCTCCACGCCGTGCGCAAGCTCCTCG ATGCGTACCGGCACCCGGCGCTGCTGCTGGTGGACGGGGTGTCGTCCATCTGCGCACTGGACTTCCGCATGGACGAGTGGGGCGTGGACGTGGCGCTGACGGGGTCGCAGAAGGCGCTGTCGCTGCCGACGGGGCTGGGAATCGTGTGCGCCAGCCCCAAGGCGCTGGAGGCGGCCAAGACGGCCAAGTCGGTGCGCGTCTTCTTCGACTGGAAGGACTACCTCAAGTTCTACAAGATGGGCACCTACTGGCCCTACACGCCGTCCATCCAGCTCCTCTACGGCCTACGCGCCGGCCTCGACCTCCTCTTCGAGGAGGGCCTCGACAACGTCATCAAGAGGCACACACGCCTCGGCACCGCAACAAG GCTGGCGGTGGCAGCGTGGGGGCTCAAGAACTGCACCGAGAAGGAGGAGAACTTCAGCGACACGGTCACCGCCGTCGTCGTGCCGCCATACATCGACAGCAGCGAGATCGTCAAGCACGCATGGAAGCGGTACAACCTCAGCCTCGGGCTCGGGCTCAACAAGGTCGCCGGCAAGGTCTTCAGGATCGGCCACCTCGGCCACCTCAACGAG CTGCAACTTCTGGGTTGCCTCGGCGGGGTGGAGATGGTGCTCAAGGACATCGGGTACCCGGTGAAGCTTGGCAGCGGCGTGGCGGCCGCGGCGGCGTACCTCTCGAATTCCACGCCCCTCATCCCCTCCAGAATCTGA
- the LOC123413381 gene encoding uncharacterized protein LOC123413381, with protein sequence MDGGSGLNIMYADTLKEMGIPMSKLRESSMQFHGVVPGRKAKSLGQIALDVVFGSDKNFRKEKLTFEVVDFQSAYHAILGRPAYARFMARPCYVYLKLKMPGPKGVIT encoded by the coding sequence atggacggcggcagcggcttgaacatcatgtacgccgacactctcaaggagatgggcattccgatgtccaaacttagggagagcagcatgcagttccatggagtcgtccctggacgaaaggccaagtcactcggtcagatcgcgttggacgtcgtcttcggctccgacaagaacttccgcaaggagaagctgacattcgaggtggtggacttccagagtgcataccacgcaattctaggccgcccggcgtatgcgcgtttcatggcccgtccatgttacgtgtacctgaagctgaagatgccaggcccaaaaggtgtgatcact
- the LOC123410884 gene encoding serine--glyoxylate aminotransferase isoform X1 → MPVGHHASYIASVHPILLSFARIPPSPPLVTDGKSKMDYMNGPGRNHLFVPGPVNIPDQVIRAMSRQNEDYRSPAIPALTKTLLEDVKKIFKTTTGTPFLFPTTGTGAWESALTNTLSPGDRIVSFSLGQFSLLWIDQQQRLGFSVDVVESDWGYGADLGVLESKLRSDSQHTIKAICIVHNETATGVTNDLHAVRKLLDAYRHPALLLVDGVSSICALDFRMDEWGVDVALTGSQKALSLPTGLGIVCASPKALEAAKTAKSVRVFFDWKDYLKFYKMGTYWPYTPSIQLLYGLRAGLDLLFEEGLDNVIKRHTRLGTATRLAVAAWGLKNCTEKEENFSDTVTAVVVPPYIDSSEIVKHAWKRYNLSLGLGLNKVAGKVFRIGHLGHLNELQLLGCLGGVEMVLKDIGYPVKLGSGVAAAAAYLSNSTPLIPSRI, encoded by the exons ATGCCCgttggccatcatgcctcctataTAGCCTCCGTCCACCCTATCCTCCTCTCCTTCGCACGTATTCCCCCTTCTCCTCCCCTGGTCACCGACGGGAAAAG CAAGATGGACTACATGAATGGGCCAGGCCGGAACCACCTGTTCGTCCCTGGGCCGGTGAACATCCCGGACCAGGTGATCCGCGCCATGAGCAGGCAGAACGAGGACTACCGCTCGCCGGCGATCCCTGCCCTCACCAAGACCCTCCTGGAGGACGTGAAGAAGATCTTCAAGACCACCACCGGCACCCCCTTCCTCTTCCCCACCACCGGCACCGGCGCCTGGGAGAGCGCGCTCACCAACACGCTCTCCCCGGGGGACCGGATCGTGTCCTTCTCGCTGGGGCAGTTCAGCCTGCTGTGGATCGACCAGCAGCAGCGCCTCGGCTTCAGCGTGGATGTGGTGGAGTCCGACTGGGGCTACGGCGCCGACCTCGGCGTCCTCGAGTCCAAGCTCCGCAGTGACTCGCAGCACACCATCAAGGCCATCTGCATCGTCCACAACGAGACCGCCACCGGCGTCACCAACGACCTCCACGCCGTGCGCAAGCTCCTCG ATGCGTACCGGCACCCGGCGCTGCTGCTGGTGGACGGGGTGTCGTCCATCTGCGCACTGGACTTCCGCATGGACGAGTGGGGCGTGGACGTGGCGCTGACGGGGTCGCAGAAGGCGCTGTCGCTGCCGACGGGGCTGGGAATCGTGTGCGCCAGCCCCAAGGCGCTGGAGGCGGCCAAGACGGCCAAGTCGGTGCGCGTCTTCTTCGACTGGAAGGACTACCTCAAGTTCTACAAGATGGGCACCTACTGGCCCTACACGCCGTCCATCCAGCTCCTCTACGGCCTACGCGCCGGCCTCGACCTCCTCTTCGAGGAGGGCCTCGACAACGTCATCAAGAGGCACACACGCCTCGGCACCGCAACAAG GCTGGCGGTGGCAGCGTGGGGGCTCAAGAACTGCACCGAGAAGGAGGAGAACTTCAGCGACACGGTCACCGCCGTCGTCGTGCCGCCATACATCGACAGCAGCGAGATCGTCAAGCACGCATGGAAGCGGTACAACCTCAGCCTCGGGCTCGGGCTCAACAAGGTCGCCGGCAAGGTCTTCAGGATCGGCCACCTCGGCCACCTCAACGAG CTGCAACTTCTGGGTTGCCTCGGCGGGGTGGAGATGGTGCTCAAGGACATCGGGTACCCGGTGAAGCTTGGCAGCGGCGTGGCGGCCGCGGCGGCGTACCTCTCGAATTCCACGCCCCTCATCCCCTCCAGAATCTGA